The Arachis ipaensis cultivar K30076 chromosome B03, Araip1.1, whole genome shotgun sequence region ACAGACCATAGAAGTTAGGAGCATGACATAACATTACAGAGCTTTAGGTGACAGaatttgtagtttttttttttaatccttaAACAGCATTTGTAGTTGATTAGGGAATAAAGTTATCACATCATTATGTtccatttttaaattttcatggcAATTGCAGTGGAGAATGGATATCAAGGGTGCACCTCAGCTTGATCAGTACCGGTTCCCAGCTGCCCAAACTGGTTCCCGCCAAATGCATATACATCCCCATCGGCAGATATACAGACAGTATGCCACAGTCCTGCGGCAACTCCCTCTATTTGCATACCCAATAAAGAAGATACGCACGTTGGGCTCAATTCATCATCTGTACTTCCTTGCCCACACTTCTCCAAAACAAGATGACATTAGTTTAGTATAACAAGTATATGATTGCATCAACCAATAGTGATTACAAAGGTAAACATTGTAAAGGAATAGAACAGATTATCCCTTGTTAGAGTGAACTTCATCTTCAACATCGTTGTCCACCATATTCTACTTTACCTACATGTTGATCTTAAAGAAGGTTAACAGTTGATAATATGAAAACACTGGCGTACATGAATAGATTTTTGGCTTAGTTTGGTTAGAATCTTGTGGAAAGGAAGTGCATGGGAGTATTCAACACCTAAGAGCAGCTATCGAAGGGAAGGTGCAACTCCTGTGGCTGATAGTGATACATCACATATCAAGAAAACACGTATCCCAATCAATAAATTGTCTTTTTTGTTTATATATCTTTTCGAGGCCTCGAGGAGGTGAAAATCACATATGCTGCTCTTAGACGGATGAAAACACTGTCTAATATTAAACCAAGCAAGCTTACCATGGGTTAGAAGACATAAGAATTTATTTATGAACAACCTTAACAATTTTTTACTGAACGAAAAGGGAATGCACAGGTATTTAGATATAATTCACTTCCATTTAGGATACGCAACCAAAAGCTCCAATGATATCCATAGATCATTTTAAATTACCTGTCCATAAAGTCCCCAACCAAAAGCAAGCACCGCTCCAGCATCTGCATATTGAATAGACAAACATTGGAATATCAGTATATCTGAATTATGGAGGACCCAAAAAATGAGAAAATTTTTAACTTAAGAAAATAAGAAACTAAGAAAGTTGTATTGTAACTATCCAACTCTTAATCTGGTATTAAGAATGACATGCCATATATAGACGTTATAGATGTTTCCCAAATTCATGGACCAATCTAAGCATAATGTTTCTTCATCTCATCAAATAATACAATTCCTAGTCTGATTGTAGCAtctgttaattttccttttctaaAAACACCTTCAAGCAACCAATCCTGATACCAGCTAGGCAAATTGCATCATATATGATGCATCTGGATATTCTCTCTTCTGGTTTCACGTGTGACAATGAATAGACAGACACAAGTACCTGTGATTACCACACTGTGTCGACCTCCGCAGGCAATTCCCTTAACATAACTTCCAGGAACTCTAAAGTTATGTCCCTCCGAACCCATGCTCCCACGAGCCAGCGATGACAATCTATCTTTACCATAAGGAGAGGAATCAATACAAGGAACAAGATGAGGAGAGGACACCATACGTATTCTGGAACCCAAACCAAGCTGCCCTTCACCTCCATAGCCCCAACCCCACACCTGTCCCATATCTGTAACTTCCAGAAAATTAGAATAAATGATGTGCAATATTTTGGCATAGGTTTATAGATTGTCCATAATGAAATCAATACCTGACAATGCTAGGGTATGGCGTCCACCAGCTGCAACACTTGCTATCCTCACCCCTGGGTTAAGTGTAACAAGACATGGCAATGCAGTCAGAACATCATCACCAGAAGATGATGTTTCAGCTGTTTGCTTTGCTGAAGATACTCTCCTTCGCTTTGTAGTTTCTTCTCCACTGGTACTGGAGGCAGTTCCACCAGTAGATTTTGAGCCTTGAGACCGAGGGCTCACTGTAGCAAAACCACTCTACATCAGTAAGACAGATAAAGGCTAAGTATCCTTCTTTGCTCATTGTAAAAGGCAAcactcttttcttctttcttttggttGCAAACATTCTATCCTACATAGCTGCAGTCCCCTGCCGCCCCCACTATTAGGCCATTTCAAGAAAGATCAAACATACCTTGCTCCGTCACAAATGAACTCTGCCTTCCAGTTACATCTTTTTCAGGACTTACCCCAGTTGATGGTTCACCAAATACCTTCCCAGAGGGAATACACTCCTTCCATCCCCATGTGTAAACTTCTCCACGTTCTGCAAAGAAACATCAAAGGATGTGTTTGTAATGAGGGTTAAATTTACACATGAATCGATTCATGTGTAACTTTAGCCCCAGTTTTACTCCACTCCAACGACATAATACTACAcattcaatgttcctttactcaTTCTATTTCAGTCCCAGCAAAACAAGGGAGATCAAAGTTACCTGTTACAGAAACACAATGTGCCCATCCAGCAGCAGCTTTTACAATAGACACTTCAGGCGGAAGAGGGAAAGGCTCTGGAGTTTCCTTTtgcagaaaaacaagaaaatgttagttgactaacaaagaagcaacaaAGACTGCAGGAGAACAGTGTCATGGTTATGCATTACCCCGTGCTTCCCAGATGTAACATAGCTTTGACCTAAGTCATCTGTTGAACCCCATGTTATGAGCTTTCCAGAATCTGATTAAggaaagaattaaaaataaataaataaataaaataagagcaATGATAAATCATTTAAGCAAATATACaaaaactaaaagtaaattacGAATACAATCATCtcacaaataaaaacaaacaaatagaGTTTAGTTGATTATGACAGCAACATAAAGAAGTAAGAACAACAATGTATTCCATCGGAGAGTAAATGGAGAAGAAATTgataaatatattttctctttaaaagaaaaacaaatacgAAGAGGGTAAAACTCTGTCCCTCAAGTTTCAACAATCTAACAAAATAACAAGGAAAGGAAAAAGACTAGCTTATGGTGTAGCTGGAGCAAATAACAAGATTGAAAGTTCAAACAGAAATTTGTAAATAGACAAATCAATAAACTGTGTTTGCTGGTAACAGAGAGAAAAattctttgattttaaaaaacACAACTTGGGTTGCtagcaaattaaaagaaaaaggcaaTTCACTGATAACATCATCAGCATCAGCTTAGTCAAGCTTAGTCCACTGAACCAAGTTCAGTAAGTTGAGTTTCTTCTACTTTCGTCGAAATGGAAAATGAAAAACGCAACATTCAAGACTTTTTAAGAACATAAATAAAGTAGCAGacccaaaaaataaataaataaaggaaattCAATGGATTATCGGTTCCTTCCACAACTTGAACTTTAAAACAAAAATCCACTACCCCCCcgcgaaagaaaagaaaagtgattaAGCTTAATTCTCGAATTCCAACCAACAACGAAAACTCAAAATAATACTAATAAAAAGAGGTTTCGAAACAACAAAATAaagaattttcttttttttttttaNNNNNNNNNNNNNNNNNNNNNNNNNNNNNNNNNNNNNNNNNNNNNNNNNNNNNNNNNNNNNNNNNNNNNNNNNNNNNNNNNNNNNNNNNNNNNNNNNNNNNNNNNNNNNNNNNNNNNNNNNNNNNNNNNNNNNNTGAATCACCGGAAATGGCCATAGCGAATCCACAACCACCACCGCAAACATCCCTCCAGGAGTGACCGGGTGCTGGAACCCTGGCAAGAACCGGCGTCAAAAGCGGCGTCCTCTGCGGCAGAGCTCCCGGCAGGTAACCCCACATGTACACCAACCTATCCTTCGCCACCATTTCCAATGCCGCTTCGCTCCCCTCGCCATTCATGGCGAATCACACACCCAATGCAACAAAGTTCCAAACTTTTTACCCCTCAGATTACGGTGCTATTCTTATTCTTTTGGTTATGGGTGTTTCCGTTTGGTAAGCTCTCCAAAAAAATGCGATTTTTGGAGTGGCGGAAAGTGCCCTAATCTTTTTGCTTTCGCTCAGCTTGGTGCATAAAAGGGGGCGTATCATTTTCCGCGAGAATGCGGGTGCCACGTTGGATGCTCACGTGGTGCCAAGTACACATGGCATATTTCTAGCCACTACTTGATTCGGCAGTTTCTAGCCACGAGTACGGCGGAACTTTCTGGAAGCTctgctttattttctttttcctctgtTCATTCTCTCCCTTCAAACAGCAGCTACGGTGTCTGCTTCTGTTTTGGCCACGTGTTGGGCCCTCATGGTGTCTCCAATCATTATGAGTTTCCACGTGTCGACTCCAGAAAAGCAACACGTCATGAACGTGTGTGTCTCTACGGCAATGTGAAAATGGTTTGGGACTGATTTACGCGATGTGATATGTTGATGTGTGTTTGACAAATATTTGAAGGGTTTTGTTATTGGTGTTATAATAGGGTGACAAAGATGGTTGAAATGTGGACAATTAGATTTGCTAATCAAAATTGATTAACCAAAATATAGTGTTCCGTATGGGAGGAGTTAGTTGGtgataactaaataaaaaacaaTTTGTGCTAATTTGATTGGTGTAATGGTGTGCATGTATGCGAAATTCATTTTGAAAAGTGAGCCATTACTTTATTACGTATCCAAATTTTATTCAACCGGCCACTagttcatcttttctttcttttcgatCTTATTGGTAACATGGATTTTTGTCAACCTTCGTGTCTATATTATCTACAAGGAcaagtaatttttatttatttaggcAAGTAATTATAGTTAGTATATACATCTATtatatctattatctattatatattattaaaatcgAATTCTTTCGCAgcatgtttttaatatattttttaatttattttatttaattcatttaaatgtattaattaattaattaattaattaattaattaattaattaattaattaattaattaattaattaattaattaattaattaattaattaattaattaattaattaattaattaattaattaattaattaattaattaattaattaattaattaattaattaattaattaattaattaattaattaattaattaatttaattaaaataaatatcatattatttaatattttatttgattacATTAACTATAATTACTCAATtacattaattatttaatttattgtcACGTTAATATTTGAATGTTATTTATCAAaaagtttttttttcattttcttctgatcttaatgttagaatttttattctaattgtaGTCCAATTTGTTAATATAGAAATTAGTTTGGATGGTGTtgtaattattcattaattatatTAGCAGTTGGTCTGTTCTTTGATGGAAAGAATACGACTATTCATCATAAACTTTATAAAATTTGGGTTCCCAATTATGATCatggaacaaaaaaaaaaacacacattgATTCTATCTGACTGTATAATTCaagaattgaaaattttaaattaaattaaacaatttATTGATAATGGTTGGAGGTACGTAAATTACgaattttataaaatatctaaCACTTAaatgttttaatttgattttaaatttcataattttattcattgataatatattttattttaatatcaaaTCTAATAtttctattaatatttttttatatttattgtcTAAANNNNNNNNNNNNNNNNNNNNNNNNNNNNNNNNNNNNNNNNNNNNNNNNNNNNNNNNNNNNNNNNNNNNNNNNNNNNNNNNNNNNNNNNNNNNNNNNNNNNNNNNNNNNNNNNNNNNNNNNNNNNNNNNNNNNNNNNNNNNNNNNNNNNNNNNNNNNNNNNNNNNNNNNNNNNNNNNNNNNNNNNNNNNNNNNNNNNNNNNNNNNNNNNNNNNNNNNNNNNNNNNNNNNNNNNNNNNNNNNNNNNNNNNNNNNNNNNNNNNNNNNNNNNNNNNNNNNNNNNNNNNNNNNNNNNNNNNNNNNNNNNNNNNNNNNNNNNNNNNNNNNNNNNNNNNNNNNNNNNNNNNNNNNNNNNNNNNNNNNNNNNNNNNNNNNNNNNNNNNNNNNNNNNNNNNNNNNNNNNNNNNNNNNNNNNNNNNNNNNNNNNNNNNNNNNNNNNNNNNNNNNNNNNNNNNNNNNNNNNNNNNNNNNNNNNNNNNNNNNNNNNNNNNNNNNNNNNGTCTAATAATAGTTATATACCCACCATCAATTATATGGTggtgaatatttttttaatttattaaaaaaacacaattctattcttttctattttattttatctttgtttGTATTTCATAATTTACTCATTGTTATATGTGCcataaaaaaatcatttttttacTAATTACTCATCCAgcatttgataaattttttttttctgctatgATACATTATCTCTAATCTTTGAATTTTTATTAACTATAAAATATTATTACTTGTTAGtgcatttttaatttaaaaaattgagtGACAAAATATACTAGGAAAACACATTTGAGTGATAAATTGAGTCTTCATTAATTTCAACTCTTCTTAACAAATTGACCCAACATCAGGAAAACACCAGAATGTTCTATTTTCAAGaaagtaaataatatttttttaataagtgAGTCTGATTgtcttatatatatattcaaaactTTTACGTTAGACATATAATCAGACAAGATAAATTAAGAATTAGGTATATAAAGTTTCAAAAACACATTTTATAAGCTAAACGTATGATTTATAGATCATGAAAAACTGTAACTTTGAATACACGAGAGGTTTAAACGATAACTTTGATGTTTAATTGTTTGGTATTTACCAAACAAACATAAAGAGAGCTACGTAAGAGGAAATACCAATATATATTAGCTCTTGATACGATAGTTTTCTCAGCTTAATCGAAATATTCCATTCGGatatccaaaaaagtttcatagAAAAATCGAATAATATTCTCACTTTACAAAGAGAATTTACAAGGGAAAAAGGCATATGATTGTGgcgtaaaaaaaaattatattatgtcTCATGTGAGAtgtgttttattttattagttcaataagtaatataataaaaaaaattaagtagtTATCTNNNNNNNNNNNNNNNNNNNNNNNNNNNNNNNNNNNNNNNNNNNNNNNNNNNNNNNNNNNNNNNNNNNNNNNNNNNNNNNNNNNNNNNNNNNNNNNNNNNNNNTATTTGAGTTAATTTTCTattatctttttaatatttttataaaattacatGTTGGTGTACTTTGCATTGGATACACATCTTAGATATACATATACATTTGTTACGGATTCGGCCCACGGATCCCACACCTGGAACAGTTTCTGAATTCAGTTATTCGGGTTCGACCCGCTTCGCCCTTCTAGAAGGTCCGAGACCGGCTCACTAGAGCTTCTAaccaacaatcaaattcaaatacctcccttatcttCATCACCTATATAAAGGGGAGCTCCAGGCCCCTTTAGGTATGTCATTCACTctacacaccttatacctctcagatccattctgacttgagcgtaggagtgtctttgcaggtaccacccccaatTGCTCCAGTCAAATAATCCGGCATCCGCTTCgacccgcaagttctcgatccat contains the following coding sequences:
- the LOC107631299 gene encoding ultraviolet-B receptor UVR8 isoform X3, with amino-acid sequence MNGEGSEAALEMVAKDRLVYMWGYLPGALPQRTPLLTPVLARVPAPGHSWRDVCGGGCGFAMAISDSGKLITWGSTDDLGQSYVTSGKHGETPEPFPLPPEVSIVKAAAGWAHCVSVTERGEVYTWGWKECIPSGKVFGEPSTGVSPEKDVTGRQSSFVTEQVSPRSQGSKSTGGTASSTSGEETTKRRRVSSAKQTAETSSSGDDVLTALPCLVTLNPGVRIASVAAGGRHTLALSDAGAVLAFGWGLYGQCGQGSTDDELSPTCVSSLLGMQIEGVAAGLWHTVCISADGDVYAFGGNQFGQLGTGTDQAEFPLCLEFLRQTIPRLLDAPSLENVSVKRISCGARHTATITENGKVFCWGWNKYGQLGLGDVIDRNIPTEVTMEGCVAKNVACGWWHTLVLAESIT
- the LOC107631299 gene encoding ultraviolet-B receptor UVR8 isoform X2, whose translation is MNGEGSEAALEMVAKDRLVYMWGYLPGALPQRTPLLTPVLARVPAPGHSWRDVCGGGCGFAMAISDSGKLITWGSTDDLGQSYVTSGKHGETPEPFPLPPEVSIVKAAAGWAHCVSVTERGEVYTWGWKECIPSGKVFGEPSTGVSPEKDVTGRQSSFVTEQVSPRSQGSKSTGGTASSTSGEETTKRRRVSSAKQTAETSSSGDDVLTALPCLVTLNPGVRIASVAAGGRHTLALSDMGQVWGWGYGGEGQLGLGSRIRMVSSPHLVPCIDSSPYGKDRLSSLARGSMGSEGHNFRVPGSYVKGIACGGRHSVVITDAGAVLAFGWGLYGQCGQGSTDDELSPTCVSSLLGMQIEGVAAGLWHTVCISADGDVYAFGGNQFGQLGTGTDQAETIPRLLDAPSLENVSVKRISCGARHTATITENGKVFCWGWNKYGQLGLGDVIDRNIPTEVTMEGCVAKNVACGWWHTLVLAESIT
- the LOC107631299 gene encoding ultraviolet-B receptor UVR8 isoform X1 codes for the protein MNGEGSEAALEMVAKDRLVYMWGYLPGALPQRTPLLTPVLARVPAPGHSWRDVCGGGCGFAMAISDSGKLITWGSTDDLGQSYVTSGKHGETPEPFPLPPEVSIVKAAAGWAHCVSVTERGEVYTWGWKECIPSGKVFGEPSTGVSPEKDVTGRQSSFVTEQVSPRSQGSKSTGGTASSTSGEETTKRRRVSSAKQTAETSSSGDDVLTALPCLVTLNPGVRIASVAAGGRHTLALSDMGQVWGWGYGGEGQLGLGSRIRMVSSPHLVPCIDSSPYGKDRLSSLARGSMGSEGHNFRVPGSYVKGIACGGRHSVVITDAGAVLAFGWGLYGQCGQGSTDDELSPTCVSSLLGMQIEGVAAGLWHTVCISADGDVYAFGGNQFGQLGTGTDQAEFPLCLEFLRQTIPRLLDAPSLENVSVKRISCGARHTATITENGKVFCWGWNKYGQLGLGDVIDRNIPTEVTMEGCVAKNVACGWWHTLVLAESIT